In Lolium rigidum isolate FL_2022 chromosome 7, APGP_CSIRO_Lrig_0.1, whole genome shotgun sequence, the DNA window TTGCctatgtttaatttttttttgatatcCCAAAAATTATGCCAGTGCATAGGGTTGTTTTATGTGGTTTTATGGTACTCAGATGCTTCATATTATGTGCCTAATTTTGGCTAATAATTTAACCAACAAACTATGAGTCACGTCACCAAAAGTATATCACTAAAGCTTCTTTCAAATGTGAATTCAATGATACACTTTGTGTGGCATATATTTCACATTTTGTTGGTAAATTTAATGATCAAAGTTAGAACAAAAATATGAAGTGGCCATGTCTAGAGTAGATGCAAGAGCATCCAAGAGATTATGGTGTCGCCTTTTGCTTGCCAATGTTACGTAGGACTTCTATGGGGCTAGAGAAAACAGAAGGAACATAAAGACATTGATAATTTACTCATCAGGTACTGCAATGGTCATGTGACATCAGGCATTTGTTATAGGTATCACGTAAGATTTGGATTGAGTTAAAGGCGAGAGAGAAGAGGGATATGAGTTATGTTCTAAACTACGGAAAAATATATATGTTGCGCATATCTTCTGATTTCATGTTTGATCCAGCATTGAAGGCTACGCTAAACCAGGTTGAAAGGCAGGCGTTTCCATGCTTTTGTTTAAAAGAGGCTCGTGTTCTAATTGCTTAAAACAGGAGCAGAACAGGTCGTGTAAACATATTTATTTATAACAAGCTGAAAAGTCAGTGAACTGGCTCATTATGTAACGCACCACTGGAATTCTATCTTCAGCCAGTGAGAGCAAAACTGCTCAACCAGGTTTATCAAGGACATCGCGATAACAACATGTTCCATCCGCATGTCTTGGACCAGTATTAGCTGGGCGGCTAGATGATCAGAATCCATAACTAACGGCTAATCTGATGCTACATCTTCCATTGAGAAGGTAAAATAAGGGTTTCTGGACATACTTTATCTTGTGTCAAACACCAATATACACAACAGTTCCATATCATGAGTGTGCTAGCAACTTCCATTTTGCCTTTCTAATTTTATTGCTTCATAAGAAATCATCACCTCTTTGAATTTTGCCTCAGCAACCTCTGCCACAAGCAAACGGGGCAGATTATGAGCACATATACATAGTGCACATATGGTAGCTTTCCATGAGAGGAGAGAACAAAAAGAAGGAACTGTATCTACCTTTGTTGTTTTGGTTTTGGTCTGGATGGTACTCCATGGCTTTTCTCCTAAAAGCATTCTGGAATGCACATGACGAAGGAAGTTAGCAAGCAGATATAGAACAATGCAAAAAAGGCATGAGTTTAATTTTCAGTTTGAACACTGAAATTTAAATGTTCCAGAGTTTCGCAACAAAAGGTGTGCCGGTGTTCCAGAGTTGCACAACGAAAGGAGTGACACAAAAACATCTTTTACAGTCATGCCTCACTCATCTAGCTTGGCTATCCTTGCTAAGCAATGGATGATTGTTCTATTAATTTAGACCCATGAAGCGAATAAGAGTATGAACTCAAGCGAATGTCAGTTTTTGAACTTCACAACATTCCTGCTCCCTCATCCAACTTCTCTCACTTCAGAATTACGGATAATAATTAAAAGTGTGGTAAAAATTCTTAAAAACGGCAAGCATTTTAGTTACTTTCATGTCTTCACCTATATTAACACAGGGCTGGTGCATAGGTGTTGCAGAATTTGTGGCAGCAGAAGAAAAGTGTGGTAAAATATCTTAAGAACGGCAAACATTTTAGGGGATGTTTGGTTCCTAGCCAAGCCAAAGTTTGGTAATTTAGTATGTGTTTGGTTTTTGCCACACTTTACCACTGTCACACTTTGCTATACATGGACCCATATGTCATAAAGTTattttttgccaacttttgccacactttgtgaCGCCCAATTTTTTAGCCACACTTTGTGGCTGCCACACATGCCAAAGTATGGCTTGGCAAAATATGGTAGAGAACCAAACACCCCCTTAGTATATTCCATGTCCTCACATGTATTAACGCAAGGCTAGAGCTACAGAACATACAAGAACACCATGATAATATTTTGGCTGAGAATGTTAAAAGTCAAATAAATGACCGGGTACAAGAAGACACACCTTAATTTCAGCATCTGAAAATGGCTCTGATCTTGCCCTATGCAATCGAAGGTACAAAACTTGGTCATGGGCAGCTTATGAAGAAACTAGATGCCTTGCCAATTTCCAGGCAACAAGTTAAATGCACCAATCATGTTGGTATGGATAAAAGGCAAATTTAAATAGAATAATCATGCACCAATCATGTTGGTATGGATAAAAGGCAAATTTAAATAGAACTATCACAAAACAGCTGGTAAATTAAAACTAAGGACAAAGGTGATAGTTACATGTAACATCGATGTTCGACTTCTACTGATCACATGATATGTGTGTCAAAGGACCAACGCATCAAAGTGGCTCATAACAAGCTTGGATGTCAACAAGGACAACTAGAAAGTATATGAAGTATTTGTGTGATATACCTGCTTAGACCCAAGACAGAATAATGATGTGACATGCTGCAACTCACAGCTTCTCTGGGTCTCGATCTAAAATTTGCTCTTTGATTAGCATAAGATGATTCTGTGTCCCCATACCAGTCATCCCTACGACTATGCTGATTATAGCTTGGATTATGGCCATCCCTAGTCCTGTAATCCCGGCATTTACTTCTCTCCTTCTTGAACATATCTTGCATGCGCCTGATGCGTTCCTACAGAAAGCACTAGCATTGGTTGATGATTAGTTGAAACATATCACTAGATAAATACAGCGACTTACATAGTAGCTCTATACGAAAGTTAACGGTGCTGTTGCTTCACCACTATTTCCTTAAGATCAACAATTCAACTCGATGGAGTAAATGCTTGAGCAAGTCCATATAATCAGTCTATCAATCTCTAAAGCGAATGATGATCGTATGAAACTAATCTGGATAATTTAGGAACAAGCATTGGTGCATTGGAAAAACAACACTTTTAGCGCATTCAGTTTAAATGCAAATTTCCATAAACGCGGTCTTAATCTCAAGTGTGCAAACAGGGAACCAACCACTCTCTCCCTCTGATCCTCGTTTGTCTCACGCGTCCTCCGGTAATAGCGCCAGGCATCACCATACCGGTTCGAGCCCCGGGGTGCATCTTCCCAGTAGACGTGTTGTTGAGACCTGCTAGACTTCAGTGAAAGGAAACGGTTTTAACAAACTCTCCCAAATGCTGCTTACAACAATCATTTGACTAAAAATGCTAACATTTCAGAATCAGAACATGAGcatttccatatacctgggtgTAGAACCAGCTAGCCGTCCGGCGCAGTTGACCAACCTGCAGCCTCCCAGACACAGATGCACAATTAGATTCCCAAAGGCATAAATAACACACAGACTGAGTAACAGTTCAAGTgaatgatcatttcaatgaatttggcTGCCCAACTACGCTATACAGTCTACAGTAAAGCATCGCCGCAGACCCTGCAAACTACCGACGCATCTCGGATTAGAGCTAAAGAAACACGCAGCAAAGGAGAGGGGTATAGAGAGACTAGAGAGACGTACGGCGGCGGTGGTGACGGTGGCGCCGATGAGGGCGAGGACGAGGATTGCAGCTGGTGTGGAGGCGGGGTCCCTCTCCCGCGCCTCCTTGGGACACGTGGGCCACCGGTGCGCCTCCAGCTCGCCCTCGCGGCGGCCGTCCATGGAATGGAATCGGGTGCGGCGAATTGGGGATCTGTGTCACAAAGCTGGGAGAGGGCTCCTCTGTGATCGGACCACAAGTTCGCCGCGCGGTGTGGAGCGACGGTGGTGGGCGATGTGGCTGCCGATGGCCGGCAGCTCGATTGGAGAGAGGGGGAGTCGCGGTGGAGGAAGGGGACGTGCCCGGCTGAGGCGGATCAGGGTCTACGGGCCAGAAGCTCCGGGCTGGTGGAGGGAGGTAGTTGGGCCTCAGTAAGCTGCAACGAGGGAAGAATGGAAGATAGCGAAAGATCTGCCATGTTGCCCAGCTGAGGCCCAAAATTATGTCTGGTCCAATGGGCATGTAAGCATTCCAAAATTGTACACACATCCAATAATCTTTGCACTTCCTCCTCACCACTGTAATTACAAATGAAGTGTAAGATTCCTGATCAGCTTAAGAAGCTTTAAAAATAATTTATAACTTTTATTGAACTTCTAAATCAAGTAGGGAATATCAACCTATTTTAAAACAAATTGTTGAAACAATTGAGAGATTTTAACACATGGAGAATTTAGGAAATTTTAGTGTTTTACTCTTTATTTATGCTTTTTTTCTCAAATTCTAATTTGTTGAATTACATGCTCATGATCAAAGTCGTTTATTTCTCTTCAAATATTTGGGATGTTTCAACATCACCGGTGTGCAACACCACCTGGAATGTGGGCTACTCAAATGGATTCACTCTTCGATGCGACCCTCTGTGGCCATTGTTGTTGTTATATCGCAAGAGGAACAGAATGTGGGGGGAAATAATTAATTTACAAGTTCCTCGTTTCTTGCAACCATTACCAATGCACGAGGAGTCCTAGTTGGACTCGGTATGTCCGAAGGAAACTCTTGGCTTGTATTCCCATTGCAAGCGCATGTGCCATTTTCCTATTGATGGTAAAAAAATACAGTGTGAATTCCACAAAAAAGAaatttaccccccccccccccaaaaaaaagataaaataaatGGGATAAATGAAGATCAGCTGCCACTATAGCACAATCTTATAGAAACCCATGTTCGGCACCTATCCATGAGAGAAGAGAATCTAATatagaaacccataagatctcgtttGGCACTTGTCATTTTGATATCTTTTCATTTATTGAATCCATGGAAATAACAGAGATATCAAAAGAATTAAGGTTAGACATGGGATGGAATACATTGAATTGTCAACTGAATTTCATAACGAttatgtggcaaccaaacaagttggTTCTTGGAATCACAAATGAATTCATTGATTCCAACTCCAAATGATGGGAGCCAAACGAGCTCTAATATGTCTAGATGTTCTCTTTACCTCGAGGTAGGACTCCATGTTCGGTTGTCATAGAATCTACAGTAGATACTCAAAAACCATGTACTCAAAATCTAATTTTAGTATAATTATGAACGTTTTTCGAGTATGGCAAGTGTTCTGCCATAACAAATAATCAAAAAAATATATCTCTTAAACATTGTGTTCAGCGCTATTTATGGCATGTCTATGCATAATCAAACATAAACATTATGAATACATAGTTTAAACATTATTACATAGCTTAAGAAAATATTCAAACATTACAAGAGATAGTTTAACTAAAACAACAAGTTTGTActaaaaaaataaattaaaactcAAGCATGATGATCCGACTAACTCTACTTCTCCCACTTCAAAAGTGTGTCATAGTGAGAGATGATTTCTAGAATGTACCTCCATCTGGTGCCACAAGTTACCCGATTCTCAGATAGAGGAGGTGGTAATGGATCGATTGTGTCATTTGGCTCCTCGTGAGTGGCCTCTCGCTCCACTGCATCCAGCTCATCATTGTCGAATCAAGCTTGTATTGAGGTCACTTGTACTCCTTGAATGCACTGATCTCGATAGAACGATACTTCACAACCTTGGGGACCTCCCACTTTGCCGCTCACTTATCCTTCCGTCGAGCTTTCTCCGCCATCAAAAATCCTTGTGAAGTTCCTCCTTCTCATAGTCATAGTCCTCCTCCTCTCGTTGGCGCTAGGCTTGCTCCTAATCGGCAATtcctgataaggggttgcccgatcttctcagtaagcgacggggtgctgatgaacacgcgatgaacagagcggatggaatcgatgatatgtggaagataacttgtatgacgccgacgaagtctctcgattgattcctgtcgccaatgcaacagctctcaaccttgCAAGAtagtcgcaactccacacacttgcgcacgtagccgccgaccacgaagcggtaaattgcaatcttctaatccccaatggaacagcagatcacacaaacttttaaatagcataaaactccagatcgaaacgaattggagagttgtgtATCAATAAATTTGCGTAGCAAACAACTattaactagggtttatcttaaacgtggtctaaaactaTTATGGGGgcctcctgggcacttatataggcgttcaaGACGAtctcaggtcgaaaagatacaaaaataaccgacccagaatagatccggtcgagacagactcggactcggccggcctgggggccggtcgaccgggccagggaccggccggtccggtttggaccgggccagggaccgggtggcaaccgggcggagcgtccaggcttactggatagtgcccggttggcacaagtggGAAATCCGGTCGGCACCGGGCTGGTCCGGCGTggcacccggttgaccgggcctgggaccgggtgcgccggcgtggcggccggtcagaccggatctggcgccggcctgaacttgatcttcttccctcgcgcacgcctccctctcctccctcgcgcttccatggaatgtcttcatgtccagcttcacgtccagcttcttgtccagctgctcctctcctcctcgtgcgatgcttgctccctcctcatacctgatcatacataagtaataggacttaggcagtataaagttctcatcgatcaaagtatcacttaggaacaaattcacatgttgtttaagtagcttcgcacgagatcgtgtcattggtccaatcatgacttcattggacttgagctttacagcaacatcatcttcatcttgcaatgatggaggtagtagtatagtagggatatcctcatcatctcccccccccctcaaaaggcgtcgacctcgacgctccaaggtcttcttcgtcatatggtgtcaaatcagcaacattgaaagaattactgacatcaaactcatcaattggaagatctatcgagtacgcattgtcattgatcttggcaagcactttgtaaggaccagcaccacgaggaagcaacttggacttccgcagcttcgggaacctatccttgcgaaaatgtacccagaccatatcaccaggtttgaacaatatctccttgcgcttcttgttcatccttgcagcattgctcttgcctttcttttctatcaattctttagtcttcacatgaatctttcgcacaaaatctgctctctttgatgcctccatattgactctctcatgtatgggcaaaggcaacaagtcaagtggagtaatgggtttgaaaccatacaccatctCAAAcggacacagctctgtggtagaatgtaccgccttgttgtaagaaaactctacatgcggcaaacactcttcccactccttcaagttcttcttgatcatggatctcaacagttgtgacaatgttctattcaccaccttagtttgaccatcagtttggggatgacaagtagtactgaaaagtagctttgtccccagctttccccaaagtgtcttccagaagtagctcataaacttcacgtcacgatcagaaacaatagtcttcggtactccatgtagacgtacaatctccctgaaaaataggttagcaatatgcgacgcatcgtcgctcttgtggcaggcaataaaatgtgacatcttagagaatctatccactaccacaaatatagaatcatggcctctcttagtacgcggcaaacccaacacaaaatccatactaatatcctcccatggtgtagtaggtgtcggtaaacgagtatacaaaccgtgaggcttcagcttggacttggacttgttgcaagtaatacaCCGCTTCACATatttgtccacatcccgcctcatctttggccaacaaAAGtgatcagctagcatgagtagcgtcttctcacgcccaaagtgacccatcaaacctccagcatgagattcctgcaataagagcaaacgcacagacgattctggaacacatagtttgttagctctaaacaagaatccatcatgtatgtgatatttttcccatgctttaccgatagcacacaagcgatatggttcagcaaaatcatgatcagtagcatacaaatcacatagtatctctaatccaggaattttaacagcaagttgagttaatagcatattcttcatagatagagcatcagcaacaatattatattttcccttcttatgcttaataatgtatggaaaagactcaatgaactcaacccacttagcaagacgcctatgcaaagtagattaggctttcagatatttcaaagcttcatgatcagaatgtatgataaattcttttggccacaaataatgttgccaaacctcaagaactctaattaaagcataagattctttatcatagatcggatagttcaacttagcaccagaaagtttctcaaaaaatatgcaattgggcgaccctctcgcGTCAAcaaaccaccaattccaataccactagcatcacattcaatctcaaattgcttattgaaatcaggaagtggaagcaatggtgcagaagttaacaaacgtttcagttcatcaaaagcgtgatcttgggttgcgccccactcaaaaataacaccctttttagtcaaatcattcaaaggtgcagcaatagtactaaagttgggcacaaatcttctataaaacctagcaagaccatgaaaacttcttacttgactcacattcatgggagtaggccaattttgaatagcttcaattttagacacatctacttctactccatgcttagagacaacataacccagaaatatgaccttatctttgcaaaatgtgcacttctcaagattaccatagagtctattagcacgcaacacttgcaaaacatgtcgaatatgtatagtatgatcagattcattgcggctgtagattaatatgtcatcaaagtacacaaccacaaacttgccaataaaatcacgcaaaacatggtttatcagtctcatgaaagtactaggtgcattagtcaaaccaaacgtcattactaaccactcatataaaccaaattttgttttaaaagttgttttccattcatccccttctttcatcctaatttgatgataaccactacgcaaatcaattttagagaaaacaacagtaccactcaattcatctagcatatcctctaaacggggaataggatgacgatatcgaatagtaatgttgtttatcgctctacaatctacacacatgcgccatgtaccatctttcttaggaactagaataacaggaacagcacaagaactaaggcttatgcggatataacctttgtcgagtagcacttgtacttgcttctgtatctccttcgtctcttcggggttcgtcctatatggcaCCCTATtgggcagtgatacgtctccgacgtatcgataatttcttatgttccatgccacattattgatgttatctacatgttttatgcacactttatgtcatattcgtgcattttctggaactaacctattaacaagatgccgaagtgccggttctcgttttcgctgtttttggtttcgaaatcctagtaacgaaatattctcggaatcggacgaaatcaagacccgggttcctatttttcccggaaccatccagaacacccgagagccgccggaggaagccctgggggccccacaccacaccctggcgcggccagagggggggccgcgccgccctatggtgtggtggccccaggccccctccgaggctgcccttccgcctatttaaagcctccgtcgcgaaaaccctatggcgaagaaccacgatacggaaaaccttccagagccgccgccatcgcgaagccaagatctgggggacaggagtctctgttccggcacgccgccgggacggggaagtgcccccggaaggctcctccatcgacaccaccgccatcttcatcaacgctgatgtctccgtagttctccatcgaggctcggggctgtaccggtagctatgtggttaatctctctcctatgtgcttcaatacaataatctcatgagctgccttacatgattgagattcatatgatgatgcttgtaatctagatgtcattatgctagtcaagtgggttttacttatgtgatctccggagactccttgtcccacgtgtgtaaaggtgacaagtgtgtgcaccgtgtgggtctcttaggctatatttcacgaatacttattcaccgttatgaatggcatagtgaagtgcttatttatatccctttatgattgcaatgtattttgtatcacaacttatctatgtgctactctagcaatgttattaaagtagttttattcctcccgcacggtgtaaaggtgacgagtgtgtgcatccgtgttagtacttggtttatgctatgattatgatctcttgtagattatgaagttaactattgctatgatggtattgatgtgatctattcctcctacatagtgtgaaggtgacgagtgtgcatactatgttagtacttggtttagtcgaattgatctttcatgcactctaaggttatttaaatatgaacattgaattgtggagcttgttaactccggcattgagggttcgtgtaatcctacgcaatgtgttcatcatccaacaagagtgtagagtatgcatt includes these proteins:
- the LOC124674422 gene encoding uncharacterized protein LOC124674422 — encoded protein: MDGRREGELEAHRWPTCPKEARERDPASTPAAILVLALIGATVTTAAVGQLRRTASWFYTQSSRSQQHVYWEDAPRGSNRYGDAWRYYRRTRETNEDQRERVERIRRMQDMFKKERSKCRDYRTRDGHNPSYNQHSRRDDWYGDTESSYANQRANFRSRPREAVSCSMSHHYSVLGLSRARSEPFSDAEIKNAFRRKAMEYHPDQNQNNKEVAEAKFKEVMISYEAIKLERQNGSC